A single genomic interval of Rhododendron vialii isolate Sample 1 chromosome 3a, ASM3025357v1 harbors:
- the LOC131319987 gene encoding SWI/SNF chromatin-remodeling complex subunit SNF5, with product MEEAKAAQQQLMLQQQQQQRQQQQQQQQQQRQQQHQQQLLFQQFQQQQQKQQQQQQHLQQQQSAITRFPSNIDAHLRPPGLQHRSLNPQQQQSPNLNPNPSPNSIQQNQNPNSNPHQQQSQQQQQLGKEIRPQPTSANRAAAAAANGYGPQMAYKDAYQVCHPDFKRPFSSLEDACERLLPYHVVADYEAEEDDRILDSDTTGQMLSRSQQWDHNIAAKVAEFTATFEKQALAFNIISRKRSVGEFRSEERLMIEQALLQEERKAMFELRAEMEKAGREAHEAKLRMAAMVKAEQTRAAESHMARAPIRASALGSHGSGDLGIGDEMLGEDEEGDNPDVNEWGSNAQREEREPSEDFLNDEETENGETSMQHEWRDVGEFDLNTR from the exons ATGGAAGAAGCCAAAGCCGCACAACAGCAACTCATGCTGCAACAACAGCAACAGCAGCgtcaacaacaacagcagcagcagcagcagcagcgtCAACAACAGCACCAGCAGCAGCTCCTCTTTcaacaattccaacaacaacagcagaaacagcagcagcagcagcagcatctTCAACAGCAGCAATCGGCAATCACTCGCTTCCCTTCCAACATCGACGCCCACCTCAGGCCTCCCGGCCTTCAGCACCGCTCGCTCAAcccccaacaacaacaatccCCCAATCTGAACCCTAACCCTAGCCCTAATTCTATTCAGcagaatcaaaaccctaactcgaaTCCACATCAGCAGCAGtcgcagcagcagcagcagctaggGAAGGAAATTCGGCCACAGCCCACATCAGCGAATCGAGCCGCGGCAGCAGCGGCGAATGGGTACGGGCCCCAGATGGCGTACAAGGATGCGTACCAGGTCTGTCATCCAGATTTCAAACGCCCTTTCTCTTCCCTTGAAGACGCCTGCGAAAG GTTACTACCATATCACGTGGTGGCTGATTATGAAGCTGAAGAGGACGACAGGATCCTCGATTCTGACACGACAGGTCAGATGTTATCTCGCTCGCAGCAATGGGACCACAACATTGCTGCCAAAGTGGCAGAGTTTACTGCCACCTTTGAGAAACAAGCTCTAGCCTTCAATATCATATCGCGCAAACGATCTGTTGGGGAATTCAGGTCAGAGGAGAGGTTGATGATCGAGCAGGCTCTGCtacaagaagagagaaaagccATGTTTGAACTGAGGGCAGAAATGGAAAAAGCTGGTCGAGAGGCTCACGAGGCCAAGTTGCGGATGGCCGCCATGGTTAAGGCGGAGCAAACTCGTGCTGCCGAGTCACATATGGCTCGTGCACCGATACGAGCAAGTGCTCTTGGGTCCCACGGAAGTGGCGATCTTGGGATAGGTGATGAGATGCTGGGTGAAGATGAAGAGGGAGATAATCCGGATGTAAATGAGTGGGGAAGCAATGCtcagagagaggagagagaaccGTCTGAAGATTTCTTGAATGATGAAGAGACTGAGAATGGAGAAACAAGCATGCAACACGAGTGGCGTGATGTGGGAGAGTTTGATTTGAACACCAGATAA